One Aegilops tauschii subsp. strangulata cultivar AL8/78 chromosome 2, Aet v6.0, whole genome shotgun sequence genomic window, TCAAGATGCCCGAGTTCATGGTTATGTCCGTCTTGACGTAGCCTGGATGCGTGCAGTTGACGTGCAGCGCGGGGTACCTCCTCGCTAGCAACCTCGAGTAGGCGTTCATGGCGGCCTTGGCCACCTTGTACTCCGAGTACCCCATGGGCCACCCGCGCGCCTCCAGCGCGTCGGCCTCGAAGTCCCtgagagcaactccaatggggcgacccatttcgtccgcggccgtctgtttgggtcggcgcggacagaaaaggcggcccaacgcgccgacccaaacggacgcgcgtccgtttttcgtccgcgggcgacccattcccggcccatTTTTTAGCCTGATTTGCGTCGGCGCGAACATGCGACGGACGCGCGCGCGCTCGCCTACTCCTGTCCCTGGGCCCGCTGGTCTGTGGCACATtggcctcccctcccctctcaCCCCCTGGCCAACAAGCAACCCTCGCCCCGCCTCCTCCGTAACCGACGCCGCTGCCCATTTTTGCCGGCGACTCTTCCAGCTGCCGCCGCCTCCACATCCGCCCAACAACGCCGCCCCTGCCCCCAGtcacccgccgccgccgttttGCCGCCGGGGAGCAAACTGGTTCCCCACCGCCGCTTCCCCCACCGCACAGCCGCCCGCGACCAAGAAGACGCCTCGCCATCCCCGCCACATCCGACCGGCACGCTCATCGGACGCCGTCACACTCGTCGGACGCCGGCAGGGCAGCTAGCTGGTCTGTGGGCGCCGCGTATCCCCTCACCGGCCGTCTCCTTCTTTGACACCCGCAAGTTGTTCGATAGTTTGCCAAGGTACGAAAATGGACTCCGCCGACGAGTTCTTTTTCCACAATTTCCTTTGCGACTCCGACAATTCGTCgtccgacgacgaggaggagatattggctaccgtgttggtccatcaccacctcaaCAACCAGCGGCCGTTGTTCCATGGCTCCATTCAGGGCCACCTTCCAGCGTTGAATCGTAACCGAGAGAGCGGGCATTTCCTTCTCTGGAAGGACTACTTTGATACAACAAGCCGTTGTTCAAACATCACAAATTCCGCCGCCGGTTCCGTATGAGTAGGCATGTTTTCAACCATACTAGAGAGGGAGTGGTCGGCTATGATGACTACttcgagtgcaaagaggatgccgtcggcaagattggtttctcctcttatcagaaatgcactgccgccatccgaatgcttgcatacggagtgccCGGTGATCTCATTGACGAGTACGTCCGTATGAGCGAGTCTACATGCCTAGAGTCCCTGTATAAGTTCTGCAAGGCTGTGATTGTTGTGTTTtgccctgagtacttgagagagccgacagctgaagatacagcccgtttgttggcgatgaatgccagcaggggcttcccggggatgcttggcagcatagattgtatgcactgggagtggaagaactgcccttctgcttggcaagggcagtataagggacatgtcagggcttgcactatcatactagaggccgtggcgtctcaagatctctggatctggcactctttctttggcatggttggatcacacaatgatatcaacgtgcttcagcgCTCGCCGGTGTTTGCTAGTCTTGCCGAAGGCAACAGCCCACCGATGAACTTTACTGTCAACGGCCACAACTACGACAAAGGGTACTATTTgggtgacggtatctatcctcagtggaccaCTATTGTCAAGACAATACCCAACCCTGTCGGAGAGAAAGGGAAAAGATTTGCtcaagagcaagagagtgctagaaaggatgtcgagcgtgcctttggtgttttgcaatctcgatggggcatcgttcAGTATCCTGCTAATACTTGGAGCACGCGGAAActatgggaggtgatgactgcttgtgtgatcatgcacaatatgatcgtagaagacgagcgcccggaacgtctgtacgatcaaggctttcagtttcagggtgagaatgttATGCCTGAGCATGGAGTAGCGGCAACATTTGAGCAGTTCACTCAGTTTCATGAAGACATGCGTGATTGGGAAACTCACGTGCaactgcaaaatgatttggttgagcatagGTGGACTCATGTTGGtaaccaatagatgtatcttcTTTTATTCGTTTGCAAAACTATGTGAAACATTTTTATTTGTATTTGGCTTGTAAAACTACACTATTTATTTGGGCGGCTAAACTATTTTGCTTGTTATTTCATTTCACAATATGTTTGAATGCAAATCAATGTAAAATTGGGTGGCCAGCCGGCCACACCTGCACATATAGATCGGCGTGTTGAGCGCGCTGCCAACCcatatgaaaaacaggacggacgCCACGAGCGTAAGATTTCAATGCATGTCAGGAGCACCATATATATCCTTCACGGAGAGGCGTAAGGGCAACTCCAATCATCCACAAATGTCCAGACCAGACGATCTGGTCATCCAGCAAAAGTCACCAAACGTCAAC contains:
- the LOC141041733 gene encoding uncharacterized protein yields the protein MSRHVFNHTREGVVGYDDYFECKEDAVGKIGFSSYQKCTAAIRMLAYGVPGDLIDEYVRMSESTCLESLYKFCKAVIVVFCPEYLREPTAEDTARLLAMNASRGFPGMLGSIDCMHWEWKNCPSAWQGQYKGHVRACTIILEAVASQDLWIWHSFFGMVGSHNDINVLQRSPVFASLAEGNSPPMNFTVNGHNYDKGYYLGDGIYPQWTTIVKTIPNPVGEKGKRFAQEQESARKDVERAFGVLQSRWGIVQYPANTWSTRKLWEVMTACVIMHNMIVEDERPERLYDQGFQFQGENVMPEHGVAATFEQFTQFHEDMRDWETHVQLQNDLVEHRWTHVGNQ